In Agrobacterium sp. RAC06, a single window of DNA contains:
- a CDS encoding NYN domain-containing protein: MAPNDRLKRLAVLIDADNTSSKIADGLFEEIARLGEASVRRIYGDFASPRSKGWIETLTRHAIIPQQQFAYTTGKNASDIALVIDAMDLLLSGRFDGFCLVSSDSDFTRLASRIREQGVDVFGFGEQKTPESFRQACRRFIYTENISVQASPDDDTKALSPLKTPSAAVPIIKRVLSDIDSEEGWVALSALGTQLSNLKSDFDSRTYGCSKLSDLIRKTGAFDVDQTDGKAMRIKLRKKN; the protein is encoded by the coding sequence ATGGCACCGAACGATCGTTTGAAGCGTCTCGCCGTTTTGATTGATGCGGACAATACCTCAAGCAAGATCGCCGATGGGCTATTCGAGGAAATTGCTCGCCTTGGAGAGGCTAGTGTCAGACGGATCTATGGCGATTTCGCCAGTCCCAGATCAAAAGGGTGGATCGAAACGCTGACGCGGCACGCGATCATACCTCAGCAACAGTTTGCCTACACGACCGGCAAGAATGCCTCTGACATTGCGCTCGTCATTGATGCCATGGATCTCCTGCTGAGCGGGCGATTTGATGGCTTCTGCCTCGTGTCGTCGGATAGTGATTTCACCCGACTCGCCTCCCGCATTCGTGAGCAGGGTGTCGATGTTTTCGGCTTTGGGGAGCAGAAAACGCCCGAGAGTTTCCGTCAGGCTTGCCGACGCTTCATCTACACGGAAAACATCAGTGTCCAGGCATCGCCGGACGATGACACGAAGGCACTCTCGCCGCTCAAAACGCCGAGCGCTGCCGTCCCGATCATCAAACGCGTCTTGTCCGACATCGACAGCGAGGAAGGCTGGGTCGCGCTTTCTGCGTTGGGGACGCAGCTCTCCAACCTCAAGTCGGATTTCGATTCGCGAACTTATGGATGTTCAAAATTGAGCGATCTGATCCGGAAGACGGGTGCCTTCGACGTCGATCAGACAGACGGAAAGGCGATGCGCATCAAGCTGCGCAAGAAAAACTGA
- a CDS encoding dihydrodipicolinate synthase family protein, which yields MTTGWHGVFPAATTQFHEDLSVDIDATQRVLDALVNDGVNGLIVMGTCGENNSLDPEEKRTILKAAVEVVNGRVPIVTGVSEFDTRRASAYARDAEKIGADGLMLLPAMVYVPKPHELVAHFKTVAEATGLPIMLYNNPPAYRVNIGAEVLEALDGVKNIKAVKESAPDPRRFTDLINAFGDRYDIFAGLDDVALEGMMLGAKGWVSGLTSAFPAESVALVAAADRGDWMEARRIYRWFMPLLHLDAEHDLVQSIKLAEQIMGRGSERVRMPRMPLEGARRAEVTAMVEKAAATRPIGGK from the coding sequence ATGACCACCGGCTGGCACGGCGTTTTCCCCGCCGCAACGACTCAATTCCATGAAGATCTCTCGGTCGACATCGACGCCACCCAGCGCGTGCTCGACGCCCTCGTCAACGACGGCGTAAACGGCCTGATCGTCATGGGCACCTGCGGCGAGAACAACTCGCTCGATCCGGAAGAGAAGCGCACCATCCTGAAGGCCGCCGTCGAGGTGGTGAATGGCCGCGTGCCGATCGTCACCGGCGTCTCGGAATTCGACACCCGCCGCGCCTCAGCCTATGCCCGCGATGCGGAAAAGATCGGCGCCGATGGCCTGATGCTGCTGCCGGCCATGGTCTATGTGCCGAAGCCGCATGAGCTGGTTGCCCATTTCAAGACCGTCGCCGAAGCAACCGGCCTGCCGATCATGCTCTACAACAACCCGCCCGCCTACCGCGTCAACATCGGCGCGGAAGTCCTGGAAGCGCTCGACGGCGTGAAGAACATCAAGGCCGTCAAGGAAAGCGCGCCCGATCCGCGCCGCTTCACCGACCTGATCAACGCCTTCGGTGACCGCTACGACATCTTCGCCGGCCTCGACGACGTGGCGCTCGAAGGCATGATGCTCGGCGCCAAGGGCTGGGTCTCCGGCCTCACCAGTGCCTTCCCGGCCGAATCGGTGGCCCTGGTTGCCGCCGCCGACCGTGGCGACTGGATGGAAGCCCGCCGCATCTATCGCTGGTTCATGCCGCTCTTGCATCTCGACGCCGAACACGACCTCGTGCAGTCAATCAAGCTCGCCGAGCAGATCATGGGCCGCGGCTCCGAGCGTGTCCGCATGCCCCGCATGCCGCTCGAAGGCGCGCGCCGTGCCGAGGTGACGGCCATGGTGGAGAAGGCGGCGGCGACCCGCCCGATCGGCGGGAAGTAA
- a CDS encoding GntR family transcriptional regulator: MGMNETGGTDADNGKGEGARTRGSGTESVYKALRHEILTMERPPGSPLDETRLSEHFGMSRTPIREALLRLTSDGLVTSLPNRNTIVAVIDFSSLPTYFEALCLMYRVTTRGAAKRSGDAWMAEIIRQQQAFSRAVEAQDAFAMIEANREFHVAIAERAGNPYYTTFFARLLDEGRRILRLYYQTFDDRLPRRYVEEHEKIIEAIRSGDVEEADRLSVAHADQIVRQIQDYVARNITAAAELPDI; the protein is encoded by the coding sequence ATGGGCATGAACGAGACGGGCGGCACGGATGCCGACAATGGCAAGGGTGAGGGGGCACGCACCCGGGGCTCCGGCACCGAATCGGTCTACAAGGCGCTGCGCCACGAAATCCTGACCATGGAGCGCCCGCCCGGCAGTCCGCTCGATGAGACGCGCCTCTCCGAACATTTCGGCATGTCGCGCACCCCGATTCGCGAGGCCCTTCTGCGGCTTACCTCGGACGGCCTGGTCACCAGTCTGCCGAATCGCAACACGATTGTCGCGGTCATCGACTTCTCCAGCTTGCCCACCTATTTCGAGGCGCTCTGCCTGATGTATCGCGTGACGACCCGTGGCGCCGCAAAGCGTTCCGGCGATGCCTGGATGGCCGAGATCATAAGGCAGCAGCAAGCCTTTTCCCGCGCCGTCGAGGCCCAGGACGCCTTCGCCATGATCGAGGCCAACCGGGAATTCCACGTCGCGATCGCCGAGCGCGCCGGCAATCCCTATTACACCACCTTCTTTGCCCGGCTCCTGGACGAGGGGCGGCGCATTCTCCGGCTTTATTATCAGACCTTCGATGACCGTCTGCCGCGCCGCTATGTCGAGGAACACGAGAAGATCATCGAGGCGATCCGTTCAGGCGATGTCGAGGAGGCCGATCGGCTGTCGGTCGCCCATGCTGACCAGATCGTCCGCCAGATCCAGGATTACGTCGCCCGCAACATCACTGCTGCAGCCGAACTTCCCGACATCTGA